The segment GGGTGTCGGCGGTCTCGCCGCTCTGGCTGATGACGAACAACGCGTCCTCCGGGCCGATCACCGGACTGCGGTAGCGGAATTCCGAGGCATAGTCCACCTCCACCGGGATCCGGGCCATCTGCTCCAGCATGTACTTGCCGGCCAGGGCCGCGTGCCAGGAGGTGCCGCAGGCGGTGATGATGATCCTTTTGGCATTGACCAGCCGGTCCATCACCGGCAGCAGACCGCCCAGATGGGCATTTCCCTCTTCCACCCGCAAACGCCCCCGCAGGCAGTTAAGAATGGATTCCGGCTGTTCGTAGATCTCCTTGAGCATGAAATGGTCGTAACCGCCCTTCTCGATCTGGGCCAGGGACAATGTGATCTGCTCCACCTGTTTTACCACCTCCTGGTCCCGGATGGTCTTGATGGTGCAGGCCTCCTTGGTGATGCAGGCGATCTCGTCATCATTTAAGTAGACCACCTGCCGGGTGTGCTCCACCAGGGCCGAGGCGTCGGAGGCGATGTAATTCTGGCCCTCGCCCAGCCCGATCACGATGGGGCTGCCGCGGCGGGCGGCGATGATCTTGTCGGGCTCTTTCTGTGATATCACCAGGATCCCGAAGGTGCCCTCCACCTCCAGCAGGGCATAGCGCACCGCGGTGCAAAGGTCGCCGGTCTTCTTCAGCATCTCCTCTATCAGATGCACCAGCACCTCGGTGTCGGTGGCGGTCTTGATGACGTGGCCGTCCTGGATCAGCTTTTTCTTGATGGTGGCGTAGTTCTCGATGATCCCGTTGTGGATCAGGGCGATGGTGCCGCTGCAGTCCACATGGGGATGGGCATTAAGGTCGCTGGGCTCGCCGTGGGTGGCCCACCGGGTATGGCCGATGCCCAGCCCGGAGTCCAGGTCCTGGCCCTGCAGCAAGTGTTCCAGATCACTGACCTTGCCGGCCTTCTTCTTGACCACCAGCCTGCCGTCCTTGATCAGGGCCACCCCGGCCGAGTCATAGCCCCGGTATTCCAGGCGCTTTAGGCCCTCCAGCAAGACCGGCAGTGCCTTGCCCCCGCCGATGTATCCCACTATTCCGCACATAATATTTTTTGTAGAGCTTTATGGATTTAATTGTTGTTTCCCCTTGGACCGGGGCGGTTCAAAAATCTTGACCTTCAGCGTGAATGGATCTCCTTTAAAAGGTAGGGGTTGACGCCATAACCCAGCTCCTTAGCCTGGTCGAGATGTATCCGGGCGGAGTGATAATCTTTGCTATAATAATAGGCGATCCCCAGATTATTGTGCGCTTCGGCGTTGTTCACGTCCAGCGACACTGCCCTTTCAAAGTCTTGGATGGCAAGATCAAACTGGTTCAAAGCACCATAGGCAGCCCCCCGGCTGTTATAGGCCTCCACATACCCGGAGTCTATCAACAAAGCCCGGTCATAATCTGCGATGGCCAGCGTATATTTTTTTGTGGCGTTGAATAAATTCCCCCGGTTAAGGTATATGCTTTTGTAGCCGGGATTTATTTCCAGGGCTTTCCGGTAATCGGCCAGAGCAGGATCGTAAAGGCCTTTTGCCTGATAAGCATTCCCCCGGTTGTTGTATGCTATATCCGCAGAGGGATATGAGCGCAATACATCGCTCCACAGGCTGACGCTGTCCTTCCATACCCGGCACCTTTGGAAAGTCATCCAACCCAATGATGAAAAATACAGAATGCCCGCCAGAGTTACGGCCGCCCTTAATGTCCTCCCTGCTGCAGATCCGGGATACAGCTTTCGGGCGGCCCAGGCTGCGACCGTTATCAGCCCCAAGATCGGGATATATACATACCGGTCTGCCGCCATAGCCTGGCCGAACGGGACGATCTTGAGCACCGGGAGGATCAGCAGCCCGAAGAATGTCAGCCCCCAGATTCCAAGCCCTTTCCCCATTTTCCGGATATAGGCGGCGGCAATTCCAAGAACCAGGCCCGAGGCCAGCACCAGATAGAACACCCGGCTTAAGGCCTGGCCCTGGGGCTGGGGGACGGGATAAAAGGAGGACAGCGAAAATGGCAACGCGATCTTGTAAACATAAAAGACCAAGCCCTGGCAGGCCAGTAAAATTGAATCTCCCAGGGTATCCAGCCCCACCGCTCCGACGGCATTGTCCCTGCGCTGGGTGATCAGGGCCAAAACGCCGAACAGCAGGGAAACAAGGAAATACGGAAGCTTATTTAATATGCTTTTGCCGGTAAGCCCCCTGTTTTTTGCATGATCGGTAAAGAACAACAACACCGGCATCATCAGGGCAAAAGGCTTTGCCAGCATGGAGGCTAAAAAAAGGCCCAGAGAAGCCGCGTAATATCCCCTGGAGTCATCGGCCAGATGCCTTAGATAAAAAAGCAGCGAAGACAAGAACAAAAAACCGGACAAGGCGCCTTTCAGTTCGGAGACCCAGGCCACTGTCTCAACATGCATCGGGTGAATGCCAAACAACAAGGCGGTCAGGAATGCCCCCCTGTCGCTTAAACCCCAGGCCAGCATTATCCGGAAAACAACCAGACAGGAAGCCAGATGAAGCAGCAGGCTGGCCAGGTGATAACCAAATGGGTTCAGGGCGTATATCTTGTAGACCAACCCGTATGCCAAAAGCGTCAATGGATGGTACAGGCCCCAAACCGAAAAGGTCTCAAAGATGCGGGCAAGGCCCTTAAATGACAGGTCCCTGATCAGCGGATTTTCCAGCACCAATCCCGGATCATCCCAATTGGTGAACCCGTTGCCAAGGACCGGCCAAAATACTGCTGCGGTTGCCGCCACCAACAGGACGGACAATATCAGCCGGCTTTTCAATGGTCTTGTCTTGACCGTTTCCATCCCGTTATTCATATTGCTGATTGGGCAGGATGGTTCACCCCTATCCTGTACCGGTTAATCTTTTGACATCCATGATCAAAGCACCGGCCTTGGCCGCGGTTTGGGCCTCGGCTATAACCCGTACTATCGGCTCGGTGCCCGAAGACCGGACATGCACCCAGGAATCCTGGAATAAGACCTTCACTCCGTCGCTGGCATCCATCTTCTGCCCGGTATATTTCTTCTTTACCAAAGCCAGAAGTTTTGCAGGCTCTTTCACCTCCAGCGTTTCCTTGATCATGGCGTATACCGGCAGTTCT is part of the bacterium genome and harbors:
- a CDS encoding tetratricopeptide repeat protein gives rise to the protein MNNGMETVKTRPLKSRLILSVLLVAATAAVFWPVLGNGFTNWDDPGLVLENPLIRDLSFKGLARIFETFSVWGLYHPLTLLAYGLVYKIYALNPFGYHLASLLLHLASCLVVFRIMLAWGLSDRGAFLTALLFGIHPMHVETVAWVSELKGALSGFLFLSSLLFYLRHLADDSRGYYAASLGLFLASMLAKPFALMMPVLLFFTDHAKNRGLTGKSILNKLPYFLVSLLFGVLALITQRRDNAVGAVGLDTLGDSILLACQGLVFYVYKIALPFSLSSFYPVPQPQGQALSRVFYLVLASGLVLGIAAAYIRKMGKGLGIWGLTFFGLLILPVLKIVPFGQAMAADRYVYIPILGLITVAAWAARKLYPGSAAGRTLRAAVTLAGILYFSSLGWMTFQRCRVWKDSVSLWSDVLRSYPSADIAYNNRGNAYQAKGLYDPALADYRKALEINPGYKSIYLNRGNLFNATKKYTLAIADYDRALLIDSGYVEAYNSRGAAYGALNQFDLAIQDFERAVSLDVNNAEAHNNLGIAYYYSKDYHSARIHLDQAKELGYGVNPYLLKEIHSR
- the glmS gene encoding glutamine--fructose-6-phosphate transaminase (isomerizing), producing MCGIVGYIGGGKALPVLLEGLKRLEYRGYDSAGVALIKDGRLVVKKKAGKVSDLEHLLQGQDLDSGLGIGHTRWATHGEPSDLNAHPHVDCSGTIALIHNGIIENYATIKKKLIQDGHVIKTATDTEVLVHLIEEMLKKTGDLCTAVRYALLEVEGTFGILVISQKEPDKIIAARRGSPIVIGLGEGQNYIASDASALVEHTRQVVYLNDDEIACITKEACTIKTIRDQEVVKQVEQITLSLAQIEKGGYDHFMLKEIYEQPESILNCLRGRLRVEEGNAHLGGLLPVMDRLVNAKRIIITACGTSWHAALAGKYMLEQMARIPVEVDYASEFRYRSPVIGPEDALFVISQSGETADT